From Coriobacteriaceae bacterium, a single genomic window includes:
- a CDS encoding GntR family transcriptional regulator, which yields MAMGARKQPLYDQLVDLLTDKIDHELRPGDYLPSERDLSERYGLSRTTVRLALQELERLGLVVRQRGRGTMVCDRSLQTANLTQTYSFTEQMKAIGRVPKTTILEFTEVEADKNIAVEMNARLGERLYKIKRLRIADGVPLMIECTYLPSRKFFALKRPMIENKSLYDMIEQDFHEKVRVAEEEFYASIARHSDARLLEIAEGAPVLDLIRTTYDMNNEVIEYTRSVARADQFKYKVYHNRAV from the coding sequence ATGGCAATGGGAGCGCGCAAACAACCTCTGTACGATCAGCTCGTCGATTTGCTGACCGATAAAATCGATCACGAACTTCGGCCCGGCGACTATTTGCCGTCCGAGCGTGACTTGTCGGAACGCTACGGACTCTCGCGTACGACGGTTCGCCTTGCCCTGCAGGAGCTTGAACGCCTGGGCCTGGTGGTTCGTCAGCGCGGCCGTGGAACCATGGTGTGCGACCGCTCTCTGCAAACGGCAAACCTCACGCAGACCTATAGCTTTACCGAGCAGATGAAGGCGATCGGCCGTGTGCCCAAGACAACGATTCTCGAGTTTACCGAGGTCGAGGCTGACAAGAATATTGCCGTAGAGATGAACGCGCGCCTGGGCGAGCGTCTGTACAAGATCAAGCGCCTGCGTATTGCCGATGGTGTGCCGCTGATGATTGAGTGTACATATCTGCCAAGCCGCAAGTTCTTTGCGCTTAAGCGCCCCATGATCGAGAACAAATCACTGTACGACATGATCGAGCAGGACTTTCACGAGAAAGTTCGCGTGGCAGAGGAAGAATTCTACGCGAGTATCGCACGCCATTCCGACGCTCGTCTGCTCGAGATTGCCGAAGGCGCACCGGTCCTGGATTTGATTCGTACCACATATGACATGAACAACGAGGTTATCGAGTATACGCGTTCGGTTGCGCGTGCCGACCAGTTTAAGTACAAGGTCTACCACAACCGCGCAGTCTAG
- a CDS encoding transporter substrate-binding domain-containing protein encodes MVRGSLMHAARLGAGTAAVIAVLGLSGCAFNPLSTFTTPTIDQIERETVTPTVSDDALVTPGTLTVALDTSDAPQAMQGADGNLTGYAVDAARALASRMGLKVAFVDASSADSALGDKKADIFIGDINSTDGDISTLGTCLYDAAAVFGKTSDGEALSVSTETLNTATLGVQTSSASQEALAKQSITANQKTFSNINECFEALESGEVDYVICDSTAGGYLARLMSQISYVGALETPSTLGVAGLAANDELCRAVSDALDGITADGTLEAVHSVWYGTMPYDLTSKAVSGANVQSAGSGSSETMSSGDDSSDSSSEGASSEDKSSSQEGTITDDDINKLNS; translated from the coding sequence ATGGTGAGGGGCAGCTTGATGCACGCGGCTCGGTTAGGTGCTGGGACCGCGGCGGTCATTGCCGTATTGGGCCTGAGCGGATGCGCGTTCAATCCGCTGTCCACGTTCACGACACCCACGATTGACCAGATCGAGCGCGAGACCGTTACCCCTACGGTGTCGGACGATGCCCTGGTCACTCCCGGTACCCTGACGGTTGCCCTCGATACCTCCGATGCTCCGCAGGCCATGCAGGGCGCCGATGGCAACCTCACGGGCTACGCGGTCGATGCTGCCCGCGCCCTTGCAAGCCGTATGGGCCTTAAGGTTGCCTTCGTCGATGCGTCTTCTGCCGATTCCGCGCTCGGCGACAAAAAGGCCGATATCTTCATTGGCGACATCAATTCCACGGACGGCGACATCAGCACGCTCGGTACCTGCCTGTATGACGCTGCCGCCGTGTTCGGAAAGACGAGCGACGGCGAGGCGCTGAGCGTTTCCACCGAAACGCTTAACACCGCCACCCTGGGCGTCCAGACTTCCTCGGCGTCGCAGGAGGCGCTCGCCAAACAGAGCATCACGGCCAACCAAAAGACCTTCTCCAACATCAACGAGTGCTTTGAGGCGCTTGAGTCCGGTGAGGTCGACTACGTGATCTGCGACTCCACGGCCGGCGGCTACCTTGCACGCCTGATGAGCCAGATCTCCTACGTCGGCGCTCTCGAGACGCCCTCGACGCTCGGCGTTGCAGGCCTCGCGGCCAACGACGAGCTGTGCCGCGCCGTGAGCGATGCCCTCGACGGTATTACTGCCGATGGCACACTCGAGGCGGTCCACTCCGTCTGGTATGGCACGATGCCGTATGACCTCACCAGCAAAGCAGTTTCGGGTGCCAACGTGCAGTCGGCTGGCTCTGGATCCAGCGAGACCATGTCCTCCGGCGACGATTCCTCCGATTCGAGCAGCGAGGGCGCATCCTCCGAGGACAAATCGTCCAGCCAAGAAGGCACCATCACCGACGACGACATTAACAAGCTCAACAGCTAG
- the nagA gene encoding N-acetylglucosamine-6-phosphate deacetylase, which translates to MSTYAIKADKFFLPAGPQLGGFLMVEDGVFGAWQADEPACEIKDYSGTWIAPGMVDTHIHGFYNHATTDNDAEGINISSTELARRGTTSWLPTTFTDGVEQIKDACAAIAQADEERGPEFCGARIQGIYLEGPFFTMKHVGAQNPAYLIDPSEEIFDEWQEAAGGRIVKSAMAAERDGAAAYAAALSAKGVVTCIGHSDATYDECAAAINAGASCFTHTYNGQRGLHHREPGVVGAAMTTPNTYAEIICDGKHVNPAAIKALLQAKGWQHTVLITDCLGCGGMPEGKYTSGGMDVIMKDNLCWLADGSAIAGSVLTLAQGVKNIVDWGLASADIAIRMATEVPARSAHVEDKCGSIMPGRDADFVVFNPDLTLVETYVGGNSVGNAFAE; encoded by the coding sequence ATGAGCACGTATGCTATCAAGGCCGACAAGTTCTTTTTGCCGGCGGGGCCGCAGCTGGGCGGCTTCCTGATGGTCGAAGACGGCGTCTTTGGCGCTTGGCAGGCCGATGAGCCCGCTTGCGAGATCAAAGATTATTCGGGTACATGGATTGCACCGGGTATGGTGGACACCCATATCCATGGTTTCTATAACCATGCCACGACTGACAACGATGCTGAGGGTATCAACATCAGCTCGACCGAGCTTGCTCGTCGTGGTACCACCAGCTGGCTGCCTACGACCTTTACCGACGGCGTGGAGCAGATCAAGGACGCCTGTGCCGCTATTGCGCAGGCGGACGAAGAGCGCGGGCCCGAGTTCTGCGGTGCTCGTATTCAGGGTATCTACCTGGAGGGTCCGTTCTTTACCATGAAGCATGTGGGCGCCCAGAACCCCGCTTATCTGATCGACCCGTCCGAGGAAATTTTTGACGAGTGGCAGGAGGCCGCCGGCGGTCGTATCGTCAAGAGCGCCATGGCGGCCGAGCGTGACGGCGCCGCCGCTTACGCTGCGGCTCTGAGCGCCAAGGGCGTTGTGACCTGCATTGGCCACTCCGATGCCACCTATGATGAGTGCGCAGCCGCCATCAATGCTGGCGCCAGCTGCTTTACGCATACCTATAACGGCCAGCGTGGCCTCCATCACCGTGAGCCCGGTGTTGTCGGGGCTGCTATGACCACGCCCAACACCTATGCCGAGATCATTTGCGACGGTAAGCACGTGAACCCTGCTGCTATCAAGGCACTGCTGCAGGCCAAGGGCTGGCAGCACACGGTGCTGATCACCGACTGTCTGGGTTGCGGCGGCATGCCCGAGGGCAAGTACACCAGCGGCGGCATGGACGTCATTATGAAGGACAACCTTTGCTGGCTCGCCGATGGCTCTGCTATCGCCGGCTCGGTGCTCACGCTCGCACAGGGCGTCAAGAACATCGTCGACTGGGGTCTTGCGAGCGCTGATATCGCAATTCGCATGGCGACCGAGGTGCCCGCGCGTTCTGCTCACGTCGAGGATAAATGTGGCAGCATTATGCCCGGCCGCGATGCCGACTTTGTCGTGTTCAATCCCGACCTTACCCTGGTCGAGACGTATGTGGGTGGCAACAGCGTCGGTAACGCGTTTGCCGAGTAG
- a CDS encoding DegV family protein — protein sequence MDKAASTGHSDRCRIVVDTCCDFSPEVAANLDVDILGFPFIIDGEERTDDIWSSMSPKEFYDRMRAGARVSTSAVSLGRYIEFFTECAKEGTPTVYLCFTSALSSSYNSACQAADAVRAEYPDFELYVVDNALPCATGALLALEAVRQRSAGLTAKQLVDWANEAKTYVHGYFTLESFDALAAGGRIPPAAAQLTAKLDVKPELSYDLAGSLSLIGVNRGRKKALKSILKSFRENYVPDRTMPIAIMTADAEKDGDWLEAAIRKEEGCADVTIIRSSVGPTIGSHVGPGMVACAFWGKNRAEKASLSDRIARRVRGE from the coding sequence ATGGACAAGGCTGCATCTACCGGCCATTCTGACCGCTGCCGCATCGTCGTCGATACCTGCTGCGACTTTAGCCCCGAGGTCGCCGCGAACCTCGATGTCGATATCTTGGGCTTCCCCTTCATTATCGATGGCGAGGAGCGCACGGACGATATCTGGTCGAGCATGAGTCCTAAGGAGTTCTACGACCGCATGCGCGCCGGCGCTCGCGTGTCTACCTCCGCCGTGTCGCTCGGTCGCTATATCGAGTTCTTTACCGAGTGTGCCAAGGAGGGCACGCCCACGGTCTACCTGTGCTTTACCTCGGCGCTGTCGTCGAGCTACAACTCCGCGTGCCAGGCGGCGGACGCCGTGCGCGCCGAGTATCCCGATTTTGAGCTGTACGTGGTCGACAACGCTCTGCCCTGTGCGACCGGCGCGCTCTTGGCGCTCGAGGCCGTGCGCCAGCGTTCGGCGGGACTGACCGCCAAGCAGCTGGTCGATTGGGCAAACGAGGCAAAGACCTACGTCCACGGTTACTTTACGCTCGAGAGCTTCGACGCACTGGCTGCCGGTGGCCGCATTCCGCCCGCGGCGGCACAGCTCACGGCAAAGCTCGATGTCAAGCCCGAGCTCTCCTACGACCTTGCCGGCTCGCTGTCGCTGATCGGCGTCAACCGCGGCCGCAAGAAGGCGCTCAAGTCCATTCTCAAGTCGTTCCGCGAGAACTACGTGCCCGATCGCACCATGCCCATCGCCATCATGACGGCCGATGCCGAGAAGGACGGCGACTGGCTCGAGGCCGCCATCCGCAAGGAGGAGGGCTGCGCCGACGTCACGATCATTCGCAGCTCCGTGGGCCCCACCATCGGCTCACACGTGGGCCCCGGCATGGTGGCCTGCGCATTTTGGGGTAAGAACCGCGCCGAGAAAGCCTCGCTTTCCGACCGCATCGCGCGCCGTGTGCGCGGCGAGTAG
- a CDS encoding PTS transporter subunit EIIC: MMKYLQKLGKALMLPVAALPVAGILMGVGYLLAPAVMGAAGDTTGFAYTAGFLLIKAGGALIDNMAWLFAVGAAVGLADDHDGTAGLAGLVAFLMIQQLLNPAVVGTIRGMDADAQTAWLATTEGIAFSKIAGNSFIGILSAIIGGTCYNKFKDTRLPDWLAFFSGKRCVAIMTAVISIVVSVVLLFAWPLIFGALVALGEGIAAMSGIGAGIYAFLNRLLIPTGLHHALNNVFWFDTIGLGDLTHFWAGETSADVKWSLGMYMSGFFPCMMFGIPGAALAMVQTAKNKKAAIGLVVSAAICAFVCGVTEPFEFGFMFLCFPLYVVYAALYGVFTVITYFVGFRAGFCFSAGATDLLFSASLPAAANTWMIIPLGIAAFLVFYLVFRFAITKFNLMTPGREDEDVEETSASAAAGDDKFAALAAAVLAAVGGKENVKTVDCCATRLRFELGDSALVDEAACKKAGALGVMKMDKGATQVIIGTQVQAVAEELKKLL, encoded by the coding sequence ATGATGAAGTACCTCCAGAAGCTCGGCAAAGCGCTGATGCTTCCCGTCGCGGCGCTTCCCGTCGCAGGCATTCTTATGGGTGTGGGCTACCTGCTCGCTCCCGCAGTCATGGGTGCTGCCGGTGACACTACCGGTTTTGCCTATACCGCCGGTTTCCTGCTCATCAAGGCAGGCGGCGCTCTTATCGATAACATGGCCTGGCTGTTCGCAGTCGGCGCCGCTGTCGGCCTTGCCGACGATCACGATGGCACCGCTGGCCTCGCTGGCCTCGTCGCCTTCCTGATGATCCAGCAGCTCCTGAACCCCGCTGTTGTTGGCACCATTCGTGGTATGGACGCCGATGCTCAGACCGCTTGGCTTGCCACGACCGAGGGCATCGCGTTCTCCAAGATCGCTGGTAACTCCTTCATCGGCATCCTGTCCGCCATCATCGGTGGTACTTGCTACAACAAGTTCAAGGACACCCGTCTTCCCGACTGGCTGGCCTTCTTCTCCGGCAAGCGTTGCGTCGCCATCATGACCGCCGTTATCAGCATCGTCGTCTCCGTCGTCCTGCTCTTTGCTTGGCCGCTCATCTTCGGTGCTCTTGTTGCTCTTGGTGAGGGTATCGCCGCCATGAGTGGTATCGGCGCTGGCATCTACGCCTTCCTCAACCGCCTGCTCATCCCGACCGGTCTGCACCACGCACTCAACAACGTGTTCTGGTTCGACACCATCGGCCTGGGCGACCTGACCCACTTCTGGGCTGGCGAGACCTCCGCTGACGTCAAGTGGAGCCTCGGTATGTACATGTCCGGCTTCTTCCCCTGCATGATGTTCGGTATCCCGGGCGCTGCCCTGGCTATGGTTCAGACCGCTAAGAACAAGAAGGCTGCTATCGGCCTGGTTGTCTCCGCTGCCATCTGCGCCTTCGTCTGCGGCGTCACCGAGCCCTTCGAGTTCGGCTTCATGTTCCTGTGCTTCCCGCTCTACGTCGTGTACGCTGCCCTGTACGGCGTCTTCACCGTCATCACCTACTTTGTTGGTTTCCGTGCCGGCTTCTGCTTCTCCGCTGGTGCTACCGACCTCCTGTTCTCCGCTAGCCTCCCGGCTGCTGCCAACACCTGGATGATCATCCCGCTGGGCATCGCTGCCTTCCTGGTCTTCTACCTCGTGTTCCGCTTCGCCATCACCAAGTTCAACCTCATGACCCCTGGTCGCGAGGATGAGGATGTCGAGGAGACCTCCGCTTCCGCCGCTGCTGGCGACGACAAGTTCGCCGCTCTGGCCGCCGCTGTTCTTGCTGCCGTCGGTGGCAAGGAGAACGTCAAGACCGTTGACTGCTGCGCTACTCGCCTGCGCTTCGAGCTCGGCGATTCCGCTCTGGTCGACGAGGCTGCCTGCAAGAAGGCCGGCGCTCTGGGTGTCATGAAGATGGACAAGGGTGCTACCCAGGTCATCATCGGCACGCAGGTCCAGGCTGTTGCCGAGGAGCTCAAGAAGCTTCTCTAA
- the ricT gene encoding regulatory iron-sulfur-containing complex subunit RicT, with product MPLVVPVKFTYASRDLWFDPQDLDILEADYAICSTERGTEIGLVTADPFEVPLDEIGQPLKPVLRVASDIDLQLADDLAIQGDEAMVDFRRLVKELDLEMKPVGVEYLFGGEKAVFYFAAEERVDFRQLVKDLSSTLHIRVDMRQIGVRDETRLVGGYAQCGQELCCARFGGQFEPVSIRMAKEQDLPLNSSKISGVCGRLMCCLRYEFEAYKDFKSRAPKKKTLIDTPLGKARIQEYDTPREQLVLRLENGKVFKVNLADMTCSEGCKKKAAEQGCNCRPDCVTRDVLERIESPEMRLALMELDRENGVDVGDGLSSADRLAGTTMPKRRRRDADADTRAGQSQSEGRGRGKGRGKAEAPEAEEAAGGRRRRKRSGSGDAGEAAPAGKNSPREREAQQPQQQNRGGGMNPTRRRRRHLSSEEREDAFRAAAAREAGAAPKGGSGSDTPADKGGKQRNDDERAPRPRRRHSSGTQQKPSVPSVADQVSDGEVKVTRRRPGDGGGAAAKVARGAARDERESREDRGGEGSADQGQKRRRRRRSRKPRQDGGEGSTQNSSAPQPPTGE from the coding sequence ATGCCGTTAGTCGTACCCGTTAAGTTTACCTACGCCTCGCGCGACCTGTGGTTCGACCCGCAGGATCTGGATATCCTCGAGGCCGATTATGCCATTTGTTCTACCGAGCGCGGAACCGAGATCGGCCTGGTCACGGCCGATCCCTTCGAGGTGCCGCTCGACGAAATCGGCCAGCCGCTCAAGCCCGTGCTGCGCGTAGCGAGCGACATCGACCTGCAGCTTGCCGACGACCTGGCCATCCAGGGCGACGAGGCTATGGTCGATTTTCGCCGTCTGGTCAAGGAGCTCGACCTCGAGATGAAGCCGGTGGGCGTCGAGTACCTGTTTGGCGGCGAGAAGGCCGTGTTCTACTTTGCGGCCGAGGAGCGCGTCGATTTTCGCCAGCTCGTCAAGGACCTGTCCTCGACGCTGCACATTCGCGTCGACATGCGCCAGATCGGCGTGCGCGACGAGACCCGCCTGGTGGGTGGCTATGCCCAGTGCGGCCAGGAGCTCTGCTGCGCGCGCTTTGGCGGACAGTTTGAGCCGGTTTCGATCCGCATGGCAAAAGAGCAGGACCTGCCGCTCAATTCCTCCAAGATCAGCGGCGTCTGCGGCCGCCTGATGTGCTGCCTGCGCTACGAGTTCGAGGCATACAAGGACTTTAAGAGCCGCGCGCCCAAAAAGAAGACGCTTATCGATACGCCGCTCGGCAAGGCGCGTATCCAGGAGTACGACACCCCGCGCGAGCAGCTGGTGCTGCGCCTGGAGAACGGTAAGGTCTTTAAGGTCAACCTGGCAGATATGACCTGCTCCGAGGGCTGCAAAAAGAAGGCCGCCGAGCAGGGCTGCAACTGCCGCCCCGATTGCGTGACGCGCGATGTGCTCGAGCGTATCGAGTCGCCCGAGATGCGCCTGGCGCTTATGGAGCTCGACCGCGAGAACGGCGTCGATGTGGGCGATGGCCTGTCGAGCGCCGACCGTCTGGCGGGGACGACGATGCCCAAGCGTCGCCGTCGCGATGCGGACGCCGATACCCGTGCCGGTCAGAGCCAGAGCGAGGGTCGCGGCCGCGGTAAGGGTCGCGGCAAGGCCGAGGCACCCGAGGCTGAGGAGGCTGCCGGTGGACGTCGCCGCCGCAAGCGCTCGGGTTCGGGCGATGCCGGCGAGGCCGCTCCCGCAGGCAAGAATTCCCCCCGCGAGCGCGAGGCTCAGCAGCCTCAGCAGCAAAACCGCGGCGGTGGCATGAATCCCACGCGCCGTCGCCGCCGCCATTTGTCGAGCGAGGAGCGCGAGGACGCCTTCCGCGCCGCAGCCGCTCGCGAAGCCGGTGCCGCCCCCAAGGGTGGTTCGGGTTCCGATACGCCTGCCGACAAGGGCGGCAAGCAGCGCAACGATGACGAGCGCGCCCCGCGTCCGCGTCGTCGCCATTCCTCGGGCACGCAGCAAAAGCCCTCGGTGCCCTCCGTGGCCGATCAGGTTTCGGATGGCGAGGTCAAGGTCACGCGCCGTCGCCCCGGAGATGGCGGAGGGGCGGCAGCCAAGGTCGCACGCGGCGCTGCTCGCGACGAACGCGAGTCGCGCGAAGATCGTGGTGGCGAGGGTTCAGCCGACCAGGGTCAAAAGCGCCGTCGCCGTCGTCGTTCCCGCAAGCCGCGCCAGGATGGTGGCGAGGGCTCGACCCAAAACTCGTCCGCACCGCAACCGCCCACCGGCGAATAG
- a CDS encoding NAD(P)-binding domain-containing protein produces the protein MANKLSVAFIGTGIMGAPIAGHILDAGYPVTVNNRTKSKAAALIERGAVWADTPAEAVANADVVFTMVGYPSEVEELYLAGDGLLACTKPGAVLIDLTTSSPELARDIAEAAQVSGRMAFDCPVTGGESGAIAGSLTAIVGATENDIAPVRDILAAFAANICCFDGAGKGQAAKLANQVSLGACMVGMADAMAFAELSGLDLEKTRQMILGGTGKSGAMESLAPKALDGDYKPGFMVEHFIKDLRLALAYADDRELALPGADVAFTLYDMLDAIGGAKLGTQAITVLYKEEADAIAAGLDWSQYRPEEHGAHEDGCGCGEHGDDHECGCGHHHGEDHECCGGHGHDDGHECCCGHHHEE, from the coding sequence ATGGCAAACAAGCTCTCCGTCGCATTCATCGGCACCGGAATCATGGGTGCCCCCATCGCCGGCCACATCCTGGACGCCGGCTATCCCGTCACGGTCAACAACCGCACCAAGTCCAAGGCCGCCGCGCTTATCGAGCGCGGCGCCGTTTGGGCCGATACGCCGGCCGAGGCCGTGGCGAACGCCGATGTCGTCTTTACCATGGTGGGCTATCCCTCCGAGGTCGAGGAGCTCTACCTGGCGGGCGACGGCCTGCTCGCGTGCACTAAGCCCGGCGCGGTCTTGATCGACCTCACCACGAGCTCGCCCGAGCTCGCCCGTGACATTGCCGAGGCCGCCCAGGTTTCTGGCCGCATGGCGTTTGACTGCCCCGTCACCGGCGGCGAGTCGGGCGCTATCGCCGGTTCGCTCACGGCTATCGTGGGTGCTACCGAGAACGACATCGCGCCGGTCCGCGACATCCTTGCCGCCTTTGCGGCCAACATTTGCTGCTTCGATGGCGCCGGCAAGGGCCAGGCTGCCAAACTCGCCAACCAGGTGTCGCTGGGCGCCTGCATGGTCGGCATGGCAGACGCCATGGCATTTGCCGAGCTGAGCGGTCTTGACCTGGAGAAGACCCGCCAGATGATCCTGGGCGGTACCGGCAAGTCCGGCGCCATGGAGAGCCTGGCTCCCAAGGCGCTCGACGGCGACTACAAGCCCGGTTTTATGGTCGAGCACTTCATTAAGGACCTGCGCCTGGCGCTCGCTTACGCCGACGATCGCGAGCTCGCGCTGCCCGGTGCCGACGTGGCCTTTACGCTCTACGATATGCTCGACGCCATCGGTGGCGCCAAGCTGGGCACCCAGGCCATCACGGTACTCTACAAGGAGGAGGCCGACGCCATCGCCGCCGGTCTGGACTGGTCGCAGTATCGTCCCGAGGAGCATGGTGCCCACGAGGACGGCTGCGGTTGCGGCGAGCACGGCGACGACCACGAGTGCGGTTGTGGCCACCATCACGGCGAGGACCACGAGTGCTGCGGCGGCCACGGCCACGATGACGGCCACGAGTGCTGCTGCGGCCACCATCACGAGGAGTAG
- a CDS encoding isocitrate/isopropylmalate family dehydrogenase, with amino-acid sequence MAHDVVLIPGDGIGPEITQAMRRVVEATGVQINWNVQEAGAGVMDEFGTPLPQHVLDAVAETKVAIKGPITTPVGTGFRSVNVALRKHFDLYACVRPCLSQPGDGSRFRDVDLVIVRENTEDLYAGIEFDEGAAEVEELSQLVERSGQKTFAADSAISIKPISIAKSRRIVEYAFEYARRCGRKKVTAVHKANIMKATDGLFLRVAREVAASYPDIEFNDKIVDATCMGLVQNPNDFDVLVLPNLYGDIVSDLCAGLVGGLGMAPGSNIGADCAIFEATHGSAPDIAGQDIANPTAEILSAAMMLDHLGENDAANRIRAAVSATLDEGEQVTGDVRRAQTGSVEGAVGTQAFADAVIAHLA; translated from the coding sequence ATGGCGCACGATGTAGTCCTGATTCCCGGTGACGGTATCGGTCCCGAGATTACGCAGGCCATGCGCCGCGTGGTCGAGGCCACCGGTGTCCAGATCAACTGGAACGTCCAGGAGGCCGGTGCCGGCGTCATGGACGAGTTTGGCACGCCGCTGCCCCAGCACGTGCTCGATGCGGTCGCCGAGACCAAGGTTGCCATCAAGGGCCCCATCACTACGCCGGTCGGCACGGGCTTCCGCAGCGTCAACGTTGCCCTGCGCAAGCACTTCGACCTGTACGCCTGCGTGCGCCCCTGCCTGTCGCAGCCGGGCGACGGCTCTCGCTTCCGCGACGTCGACCTGGTTATCGTGCGCGAGAACACCGAGGATCTCTACGCCGGCATCGAGTTTGACGAGGGAGCTGCCGAGGTCGAGGAGCTCTCACAGCTCGTTGAGCGCTCGGGCCAGAAGACCTTCGCTGCCGATTCCGCCATCTCGATCAAGCCGATCTCGATCGCCAAGAGCCGCCGTATTGTAGAGTACGCCTTTGAGTATGCCCGCCGTTGCGGCCGCAAAAAGGTGACGGCCGTGCATAAGGCCAACATCATGAAGGCGACCGATGGCCTGTTCCTGCGCGTCGCGCGCGAAGTGGCCGCCAGCTATCCCGATATCGAGTTCAACGACAAGATCGTCGACGCCACCTGCATGGGCTTGGTCCAGAACCCCAACGACTTCGATGTCCTGGTGCTGCCCAACCTGTACGGTGACATCGTGAGCGACTTGTGCGCCGGCCTGGTGGGCGGCTTAGGGATGGCCCCCGGCTCCAACATCGGTGCCGACTGCGCCATCTTCGAGGCAACGCACGGCTCCGCGCCCGATATCGCTGGCCAGGATATCGCTAACCCCACGGCCGAGATCCTCTCTGCTGCGATGATGCTCGATCACCTGGGTGAGAACGACGCTGCCAATCGTATTCGAGCCGCCGTATCTGCCACGCTCGACGAGGGTGAGCAGGTTACCGGCGACGTTCGTCGTGCCCAGACCGGCTCCGTTGAGGGTGCTGTGGGCACGCAAGCCTTTGCCGATGCCGTTATTGCGCACCTGGCCTAA
- the raiA gene encoding ribosome-associated translation inhibitor RaiA: MDIKVSGRKTTVTDALRAHVDEKIGEALKVFDIEPMTVDVVLRYEKNPSNPNPAIVEVTVRARGSVIRVAEHGADMYAAIDLSADKVTRQLRKFKTKVVDNRQGGASAADVAPVERVEDLADLLLPEEEDDLLVREKVIDVTPMTEEQALVQTDLLGHDFYVFENATTGLINVVYHRKNGGYGIIKPRIETLDE; encoded by the coding sequence ATGGATATCAAGGTTTCTGGACGCAAGACGACGGTAACCGATGCTCTGCGTGCGCATGTGGATGAGAAGATCGGCGAGGCGCTCAAGGTTTTCGATATCGAGCCCATGACGGTCGACGTCGTACTTCGTTATGAGAAGAACCCCTCGAACCCCAACCCGGCAATCGTCGAGGTTACGGTTCGTGCCCGCGGCTCTGTGATTCGCGTTGCCGAGCACGGTGCAGATATGTACGCCGCCATCGACCTCTCCGCCGATAAGGTCACCCGCCAGCTGCGCAAGTTCAAGACCAAGGTCGTGGACAACCGCCAGGGCGGTGCCAGCGCAGCGGATGTCGCACCGGTCGAGCGCGTCGAGGATCTGGCCGACCTGCTGCTGCCCGAGGAGGAGGACGACCTGCTCGTCCGCGAGAAGGTCATCGATGTCACCCCGATGACTGAGGAGCAGGCGCTGGTGCAGACCGATCTGCTCGGCCACGACTTCTACGTGTTCGAGAACGCGACGACTGGCCTCATCAATGTGGTGTATCACCGTAAGAATGGTGGATATGGCATCATCAAGCCCCGCATCGAAACGCTTGACGAGTAA
- a CDS encoding phosphoribosyltransferase family protein — protein MKRHLDVLGCLQGAGILPFADELLPFAEQAAHEALEALSPTRCAGCERAGALICQDCLAVLALIDPRHSCTRCGAPFGDLLCTECSVEGTSSAMAEALDRCLACAVYTHPLPRIIKAYKDAGERRLAPYLAELLYDTALHAQVAAPDRYGGVLSGADAVVFVPATSAAFRRRGFDHMEAIARPFCELSGVPLLDALVKYGHGDQRELGREERRERARGMYETVEDVRGRRLLLIDDVITTGATMAAASAELKRAGAAAVDGLAIARVW, from the coding sequence GTGAAGAGACATTTGGATGTGTTGGGATGCCTGCAAGGTGCTGGCATCCTACCGTTTGCGGACGAATTGTTACCGTTTGCCGAGCAGGCGGCGCACGAGGCGCTTGAGGCGTTGTCGCCCACGCGATGTGCTGGCTGCGAGCGCGCCGGCGCGCTTATTTGCCAAGACTGCCTGGCCGTGCTCGCGCTTATCGACCCGCGGCATAGCTGCACTCGATGCGGTGCCCCGTTCGGAGACTTGTTGTGCACCGAGTGCTCGGTCGAGGGTACGTCCTCGGCGATGGCCGAAGCACTCGACCGGTGCCTGGCATGTGCCGTTTACACGCATCCGCTGCCGCGGATCATCAAAGCGTACAAAGACGCGGGCGAGCGACGCCTGGCGCCGTATCTGGCAGAGCTGCTATACGACACCGCCTTACATGCCCAGGTCGCGGCACCCGATCGCTATGGCGGTGTGTTGTCCGGCGCCGATGCAGTGGTGTTTGTGCCCGCGACGTCGGCGGCGTTTCGGCGACGCGGCTTCGATCATATGGAAGCCATCGCGCGCCCATTTTGCGAGCTGTCGGGTGTTCCGCTGCTCGACGCCCTCGTTAAGTACGGCCATGGCGACCAGCGTGAACTCGGTCGTGAAGAACGCCGTGAACGTGCCCGAGGCATGTACGAGACTGTTGAGGACGTGCGGGGCCGCCGCCTGCTGCTTATCGACGACGTTATCACCACGGGCGCGACGATGGCAGCGGCTTCGGCGGAACTCAAGCGCGCCGGTGCCGCGGCCGTTGATGGCCTCGCTATCGCACGCGTTTGGTAG